In Cotesia glomerata isolate CgM1 linkage group LG3, MPM_Cglom_v2.3, whole genome shotgun sequence, one genomic interval encodes:
- the LOC123261087 gene encoding ribosomal RNA small subunit methyltransferase NEP1-like, whose product MSKKRQRKTQYSENEYDVIPKSLKVIRNSSQKKRLIIILENAQLETVKVGNNYELLNSDRHSDILRKNNRDPANSRPDIAHQCLLMLQDSPLNKSGYLQIYVHTENNVLFEVNRLTRIPTNFDEFAELMVCLLHKHKVRAENNKSILLKIIKNPITDWLPAGCKKILMSFSADKIKDPEELVPDDEPIVFIIGAMAHGQVKIDYAEETFSICSLPLSGALTCIELCLAFEKKWTR is encoded by the exons atgagTAAAAAACGTCAACGGAAAACTCAGTACAGCGAAAATGAATATGATGTTATTCCAAAATCTCTAAAAGTGATCCGGAACTCCAGTCAGAAAAAacgtttaataattattttagaaaatgcTCAACTAGAAACTGTCAAG GTTGGAAATAACTACGAGCTTTTGAATAGTGATAGGCACAGTGACATATTGAGAAAAAACAATCGTGACCCAGCTAATTCAAGACCAGATATTGCGCACCAATGTTTACTTATGCTCCAGGACTCTCCACTAAATAAATCTGGATACTTACAGATATATGTACATACAGAAAACAATGTACTTTTTGAAGTAAACAGGCTTACTCGCATCCCAACTAATTTCGACGAGTTTGCTGAATTGATGG TTTGCCTTTTACATAAACATAAAGTACGAGCTGAGAATAACAAATcgattcttttaaaaattattaaaaatccaatTACTGATTGGTTACCAGCtggttgtaaaaaaattttaatgtcctTCAgtgctgataaaataaaagatccTGAAGAACTTGTTCCTGATGATGAACCAATTGTATTTATCATCGGAGCGATGGCTCACGGACAA gtaaaaattgattatgcAGAAGAAACATTTTCAATATGCAGCCTACCATTATCCGGAGCACTGACATGCATTGAGTTATGTTtagcatttgaaaaaaaatggactcgatga
- the LOC123260670 gene encoding odorant receptor 82a-like — protein sequence MFNDQSTTFDFVSFESFFHTEIRILRCMGLSYFNCVFSNKKETEKWWQKITPLIGLIIMSLLISMEIMKIIQVISISITYAAGIFTAMLSGMLCMFKAVRCWTHRKELFDFLQQLKASWESAYSNKFLTKDELDSARYSRSLRNYVMVLVFSLAFSYAYPVYVGIVKHFVYHPEEYFFTFSRIMYPVKYPFKINTFSKYFACLFFEQVSEILAIVYWLCGDILFIQLTTHVSIQCKVLINRLNNFNKDNTSSEEENCQQLINIISQHNQLFLLCKWLQRFFSPIAFFVTLINGLNLCFSLYRVDQQISQGNWSHLIENTIHLVNVFGQTLLYCKQADMLTEKLGEVNNAIYCSNWIQLNKKLKLILLIMMRRAHKEYRFTVYGIITLNLAQFSKIVNTAMSYFTLLRSIG from the exons atgtttaatgatCAATCAACAACGTTTGATTTTGTATcatttgaaagtttttttcatACTGAAATTCGGATATTGCGATGCATGGGATTGTCATACTTTAATTGTGTATTTTCCAACAAAAAAGAAACTGAAAAATGGTGGCAAAAAATAACTCCGTTAATTGGACTTATAATAATGAGTTTATTGATATCTATGGAAATAATGAAAATCATTCAAGTAATATCCATCAGTATTACTTATGCGGCTGGAATATTTACCGCAATGCTGTCAGGAATGCTTTGTATGTTTaag GCAGTAAGATGTTGGACTCATCGAAAAgaactttttgattttttacaaCAACTCAAAGCTTCTTGGGAATCAGCatactcaaataaatttttaaccaaaGATGAATTAGACAGTGCGCGTTATTCACGATCATTGAGAAATTATGTGATGGTTTTAGTATTTTCATTAGCATTTAGTTATGCCTATCCAGTTTatgt AGGAATTGTCAAACATTTTGTATACCATCCAGAGGAATACTTTTTTACATTCTCACGAATAATGTATCCAGTTAAGTATCCGTTTAAGATAAAcacattttcaaaatatttcgcGTGTCTTTTCTTCGAACAAGTATCGGAAATTTTGGCTATTGTTTATTGGCTGTGTGGAGATATACTATTCATCCAATTAACAACACATGTTAGTATTCAATGCAAG gtattaataaatagattaaataatttcaataaggATAATACTTCTAGTGAAGAAGAAAACTGTcagcaattaataaatattatttcacaaCATAATCAATTGTTTTT ACTTTGTAAATGGCTTCAAAGATTTTTTAGTCCTATTGCGTTCTTCGTTACATTAATTAATGGATTAAACCTCTGCTTTTCATTATATCGAGTCGAtcaa CAAATTAGCCAGGGAAATTGGAGTCATCTCATCGAAAATACAATACACTTGGTAAATGTTTTTGGACAGACTCTTTTGTACTGCAAACAAGCTGACATGCTAACTGAAAAA CTTGGTGAAGTAAATAATGCAATTTATTGTTCTAATTGGATTCAATtgaataagaaattaaaactGATACTATTAATCATGATGAGACGGGCCCACAAAGAATATCGTTTTACGGTTTATGGAATTATTACTCTTAATCTTGCTCAATTTtcaaag atTGTTAACACAGCGATGAGCTACTTTACACTGCTAAGAAGTATTGGTTGA
- the LOC123261608 gene encoding odorant receptor 67c-like, giving the protein MSGKELTNFITFEEIFNGDVWILRCMGLSYFNRVFSNKKETEKWWEKIIPLCGILTMSLLISMEIIRALRVIVVDIPDATEILTAMLSGMLCTFKAIRCWTHRKELFEFLRKLKILWETANLNNFVTDSILDTVLFARSLRNYLTYTCIALAVSYGFPAYIVLGSHLIFYRDQYFFNLSIIIYPVDYPFVINSYGVYFMCLLFEQVAELLAIVFWLCGDALFIQLTTHVYVQCMILVNRLHDINKTKIASSEENNKELADIIFRHHQLYLHCCWLQKFFSPIAFFVTLINGANLCFSLYRVDGEINEQNWSNLLINVLHLVAVLGQTVLYCKYADTLAEKFEEISYAVYYSNWTHCDKKLKTMMIMIIRRAQKRYQFTIYGIITLNLLQFTRIVNAAMSYFALLRSFG; this is encoded by the exons atgagcgggaaagaattaacaaattttattacgttcgaagaaatttttaatggagATGTTTGGATTTTACGTTGTATGGGATTGTCATATTTTAATCGTGTGTTTTCGAATAAAAAAGAAACTGAAAAATGgtgggaaaaaataattccattgTGTGGTATTTTAACAATGAGTTTGTTGATTTCTATGGAAATAATAAGAGCTTTACGAGTAATAGTAGTTGATATTCCTGATGCAACTGAAATACTTACAGCAATGCTTTCCGGAATGCTTTGTACCTTTAAA gcaATAAGATGTTGGACTCATCGAAAAGAactctttgaatttttacgaaagttaaaaattctatggGAAACAGCTAACTTAAATAACTTCGTCACTGACAGTATATTAGATACTGTACTTTTTGCAAGatcattaagaaattatttgacATACACATGTATTGCATTAGCTGTCAGTTACGGGTTTCCTGCTtacat TGTTCTCGGCAGCCACTTGATTTTTTACAGAGATCAAtactttttcaatttatcCATCATAATATACCCAGTCGATTATCCGTTTGTAATTAATTCATATGGAGTGTACTTCATGTGTCTCCTCTTCGAACAAGTAGCTGAGTTACTTGCTATCGTTTTCTGGTTGTGCGGAGATGCACTTTTCATTCAATTAACAACACATGTTTATGTTCAATGCAtg atattagTCAACAGGCTTCatgatattaataaaactaaaattgctTCTTCTGAAGAAAACAACAAAGAACTGGCAGATATTATCTTTCGTCATCATCAATTATATTT acatTGCTGCTGgctccaaaaatttttcagtccTATCGCATTTTTCGTGACTTTAATAAATGGAGCTAATCTTTGCTTTTCTTTGTATCGCGTCGACgga gAAATAAATGAACAAAACTGGAGTAATCTTTTGATAAACGTACTCCATTTGGTCGCAGTTCTTGGCCAAACAGTTTTATATTGCAAGTATGCCGACACTTTGGCGgaaaaa tttgaAGAGATAAGTTATGCAGTTTATTACTCCAATTGGACTCATtgcgataaaaaattaaaaacaatgatgataatgataataagacgagctcaaaaacgatatcaatttacaatttatgggATTATTACCCTCAATTTATTGCAATTCACAAGG ATCGTTAATGCTGCGATGAGTTACTTTGCGCTATTAAGAAGCTttggataa
- the LOC123261609 gene encoding odorant receptor 22c-like, which translates to MFIQLTTHVSIHSTILTNRLLSLSGTALNDTKNTSHEELANIVTEHHQQFLYCQWLQRFFSPIVLFVTLINAANLCFSLFRVDQEINQKNWSGLLVNVKHLLAVLGQTILYCMHAEILTVELENVGEAIYFCDWTSSSKKFKTMVLMIMKRAQKEYKFTVYGVITFNLNQFTKIVNAAMSYFTLLRSFG; encoded by the exons ATGTTTATACAATTAACAACTCATGTTAGCATTCATAGCacg ATATTAACAAATAGACTGCTTAGCCTTAGTGGAACTGCACTCAATGATACAAAAAATACAAGTCATGAAGAATTAGCAAATATTGTAACGGAACATCACCAACAATTTTT ATATTGCCAATGGCTCCAAAGATTTTTTAGTCCAATTGTCCTTTTTGTCACATTGATTAATGCAGCAAACCTTTGTTTTTCTCTTTTTCGCGTCGATCAA GAAATCAATCAGAAGAATTGGAGCGGTCTTTTAGTAAATGTAAAACATTTACTTGCCGTTTTAGGTCAAACAATTTTGTATTGTATGCATGCAGAAATTTTAACTGTTGag ctTGAAAATGTTGGTGAAGCCATTTACTTTTGTGACTGGACGAGCTcatctaaaaaattcaaaacaatGGTTTTAATGATCATGAAACGCGCTCAAAAAGAGTATAAGTTTACAGTTTATGGAGTAATAACTTTCAACCTCAATCAATTCACAAAG ATTGTAAACGCAGCTATGAGctattttacattattgaGAAGTTTTGGATAG
- the LOC123261656 gene encoding odorant receptor 22c-like, with product MSETKMSRLEIINSVPFDEFFNAEIRMLRYMGLLHFKRIFSSQEESEYWWEKITPLFGIITLSLMLYFLTVALIQIIAYDITLAPEMFTALLSASLCCFKALRCWTHRKELFNFIRKLKVLWETASSKQLITEPILDSVLYAKSLRNQLTVGLLLLVVTYGFSPYVVFIDHFISHRDEYFFNFSIIIYPISYPFTVNTFPRYFICLIFEQTILLLCYIYWLCGDVMFMQLTTHVSIHSTILANRLLSLNGTALNDFTNNKNHEELTNIASEHHQQFLYCQWLQRFFSPIVLFVTLINAANLCFSLFRVDQEINQKNWSGLLVNAIHLLAVLGQTILYCMHAEMLTVKLENVGEAIYFCDWTGSSKKFKTMVLMIMKRAQKEYKFTVYGIITFNLNQFTKIVNAAMSYFTLLRSFG from the exons atgtcaGAAACTAAAATGAGTCGACTTGAAATAATAAACTCCGTGCCGTTTGATGAATTCTTCAATGCTGAAATTCGTATGTTACGTTACATGGGACTGTTACATTTTAAACGTATATTTTCAAGTCAAGAAGAATCTGAATATTGGTGGGAAAAAATCACTCCACTTTTTGGGATAATAACACTGTCTCTAATGCTGTATTTTTTGACAGTTGCTCTCATACAAATTATAGCTTACGATATTACTCTTGCCCCTGAAATGTTTACGGCATTACTATCAGCTTCACTTTGTTGTTTTAAG GCTCTAAGATGCTGGACACATAGAaaagaactttttaattttattagaaagcTTAAAGTACTTTGGGAGACTGCTTcatcaaaacaattaataacaGAACCAATACTAGATAGTGTACTTTATGCCAAATCATTAAGAAATCAATTAACAGTCGGATTATTGTTATTGGTTGTTACTTATGGATTTTCTCCATATGT GGTATTTATCGACCATTTTATCTCTCACAGagacgaatatttttttaatttttctattattatatacCCCATCAGTTATCCTTTTACAGTTAACACTTTTCCCCGGTATTTTATATGTCTCATTTTTGAACAAACAATTCTTTTGTTATGCTACATATATTGGCTTTGTGGAGATGTCATGTTTATGCAATTAACAACTCATGTTAGCATTCATAGCacg ATATTAGCGAATAGACTGCTTAGTCTTAATGGAACTGCACTCAAtgattttacaaataataaaaatcatgaaGAATTAACAAACATTGCATCGGAACATCACCAACAGTTTTT ATATTGCCAATGGCTCCAAAGATTTTTCAGTCCAATTGTCCTTTTTGTCACGTTGATTAATGCAGCAAACCTTTGTTTTTCTCTTTTTCGCGTTGACCAA GAAATCAATCAGAAGAATTGGAGCGGTCTTTTAGTGAATGCAATACATTTACTTGCTGTTTTAGGTCAAACAATTTTGTACTGCATGCACGCAGAAATGTTAACTGTTAag ctTGAAAATGTTGGTGAAGCCATTTATTTCTGTGACTGGACGGGCTCATCTAAAAAGTTCAAAACAATGGTTTTAATGATCATGAAACGCGCTCAAAAAGAGTATAAGTTTACAGTTTATGGAATAATAACTTTCAACCTCAATCAATTCACAAAG ATTGTAAACGCAGCTATGAGctattttacattattgaGAAGTTTTGGATAG